The sequence below is a genomic window from Candidatus Cloacimonadota bacterium.
TAAAAGAAGCTGTACAAGCAATGCGCCTTGGAGCTTATGATTTTCTGGAAAAACCTCTCAGCCTTACCAAAATAAAAGTTATCATCAAAAAAGCCCTGGAATACAAAAATATAAAAAAAGACTACAATAGATTGAAAAATGATGTTAGTGAGCAATATAAAATTATCGGAGAAAGTGAACCAATACAGGAAATGCTTTCTATGATACAAAAAGTAGCTCCCAGCGATTCCAAAGTGCTTATCCGTGGTGAAAGCGGTACCGGCAAGGAACTCGTTGCTTACGCTGTGCATCATCTCAGCAATCGTGTTGATAAACCTTTCGTAAAGTTCAATTCGGCTGCCATTCCCAATGAACTGGTGGAAAGCGAACTTTTTGGTTTTGAAAAAGGAGCTTTCACGGGTGCAGTAAAAAGTAAAGATGGAAAAATCGAGCAGGCAGATGGCGGAACTTTGTTCCTGGATGAAATCGGAGATATGAATTTGAATGCACAGGCAAAGATCCTGCGGGTAATTCAGGAAGGTGAATTTGAACGAGTCGGAGGAAATAAAACCCAGAAAATTGATGTAAGAATAATTGCAGCAACTCACAAAAACCTGGAGGAACTTGTGGAAAGCGGCAGTTTTAGAGAGGATCTTTATTATCGCTTAAACGTTATTCCGATAATAACTCCTCCCCTGCGTCATCATCCAGCCGATATTCCTCTTCTCATCAATCATTACGCAAACTATTTTGCCAAAGATCTGAATCTGCCACTTAAAGTTTTTCATCCTGAAACTATTAAGATAATGCAATCCTGGCAATATAAAGGAAACGTGCGGGAATTGAGAAATTATATAGAACGAATATATATTTTAGTTTCCAAACAAAATATCGAACCCGAGGATATTGAATTTCTGGGTCAATTAAAAACCTCCTCAAACTTCTGGAATGAAACAATGAATTATAAAGAAAAGAAAAAAGAATTCGAAACAAAATATCTTTCCACTCAGCTCAAGATGCATGATAATAACGTCTCTCAAACAGCTGCAGATCTAGGTTTGCAGGTAAGTAATCTTTCTCGAAAATTTAAAGAATTAAATATAAAATAGGAGAATCTATGAAATCAAAATGGTTTGCTTTTGGATGTTTAACATCTTTCCTGATAGTAGTTTTGATAATATTTTTATCCCTTTCCGGTTTGAATAAAATAGGTAAAGAATTTACAGGTTCAAAACAGTTTAGCAGAGTAAATGATAATTCCTTCCTGCACATTGCACTCAATGGTTCTATTGTTGCTTACAACGAATATGAAGAAGGATATTTTAACAGTTCAGAAACCAGCGTTCACGACTTAGTAAATAAAATAACTGTAGCAGCAAAAGATGAAAAAATTTCCGGGATACTTCTGGAACCGAATTTCATTTCGGCAGGATATGCAGACTTGCACGAACTTATGAATGCTCTGGAAGCTTTTAGAGCGACTGGCAAGCAAGTTATTACATATCTGGATTTTGCCATGAACAAAGATTATTTTCTGGCTTCTGTGAGCGACAAAATATATTTGAATCCATCAGCTTCAGCAGGAATCGTGTTAACAGGAGTTGGCGGCAACGTTCTTTTTTACAAAGATCTTTTCGATAAAATAGGAATCGATGTAACAGTGCTTTCTGCCGGTAAATACAAAGGAGCCGGCGAAACTTATTCCCGCTCATCATTTTCTAATCCTGTAAAGCAGAACATATCAAAGCTTTACGATTCTATCTACAATTCTGTTCTGGAAAATATTGCACGAAATAGAGAATTGAACAAATCGGAGATCAAGCACATTTTTGAACAACGGGATCAACTTTTCATAAATCACAATGCCGCCTTAGATTACAAGCTGGTAGATGAACTATTTTATCGAGATGATGTTATCAAAAAATACTTTTTGAAGAATAAACTTGTTGATTATAAAAAATATAATGCAACTTTAAATCCTGTTTCCGCTTATAAAATAGCCGTAGTTTATGCCCAGGGCACGATTGCTCCGAATATGAACATTCCATCTGCCAATAATCTTTCTGCTGAGAAATTGAATTCGGTGTTGGAGGATCTGAGATTGGATAATTCTGTAAAAGCAATTGTACTTCGGGTAAACAGCCCGGGTGGAAGTGCACTTATTTCAGAAAATATTACCCAAAAGATCAGTCAGGTAAAAGAGCAGAAACCCGTAATTGTATCGATGGGAAATGTGGCTGCTTCCGGTGGATATTACATTTCATCGCTGGCAGATCATATTTTTGTAGATCCTTTCACTATTACAGGCTCAATCGGCGTGGTTGCGATGTTCCCCAATGTGGAAGGTTTATCGGATAAACTTGGCATTAATAGCGAAGATATCGGTAAGGGAAAATATGTTCATGCTTTCGATTTTTACAAAAAACCTTCCAACAGCGATATTGCTGCGATGAATAAATCTCTGCAGGAAACTTATCTTGAATTCAAAGAGCGTGTTTCTTTTGGCAGATCGATGAGCCTGCAGGAAGTAGAACAAGTTGCTCAAGGTCAGGTTTGGAGCAGCTTTGATGCTGTAGCAAATGGTTTAGCAGATGAGATTGGAATATTAGGAGATGCTATTCGTAAAGCTGCTGAACTTTCTGGAACAGCCAGTTATCAGGTTTCTTACTTTCCCAAGAAGAAAAGCATGCTGCAGGAACTTTTGAAAAAAGGTT
It includes:
- a CDS encoding sigma-54 dependent transcriptional regulator → MRVLIIDDEMNICLTLKNIMEDEKYDCEYALNSKNGLEKVDSFHPDIILLDVRLDGANGIDVLKQIKENNPNIIVIMISGHSGIKEAVQAMRLGAYDFLEKPLSLTKIKVIIKKALEYKNIKKDYNRLKNDVSEQYKIIGESEPIQEMLSMIQKVAPSDSKVLIRGESGTGKELVAYAVHHLSNRVDKPFVKFNSAAIPNELVESELFGFEKGAFTGAVKSKDGKIEQADGGTLFLDEIGDMNLNAQAKILRVIQEGEFERVGGNKTQKIDVRIIAATHKNLEELVESGSFREDLYYRLNVIPIITPPLRHHPADIPLLINHYANYFAKDLNLPLKVFHPETIKIMQSWQYKGNVRELRNYIERIYILVSKQNIEPEDIEFLGQLKTSSNFWNETMNYKEKKKEFETKYLSTQLKMHDNNVSQTAADLGLQVSNLSRKFKELNIK
- the sppA gene encoding signal peptide peptidase SppA: MKSKWFAFGCLTSFLIVVLIIFLSLSGLNKIGKEFTGSKQFSRVNDNSFLHIALNGSIVAYNEYEEGYFNSSETSVHDLVNKITVAAKDEKISGILLEPNFISAGYADLHELMNALEAFRATGKQVITYLDFAMNKDYFLASVSDKIYLNPSASAGIVLTGVGGNVLFYKDLFDKIGIDVTVLSAGKYKGAGETYSRSSFSNPVKQNISKLYDSIYNSVLENIARNRELNKSEIKHIFEQRDQLFINHNAALDYKLVDELFYRDDVIKKYFLKNKLVDYKKYNATLNPVSAYKIAVVYAQGTIAPNMNIPSANNLSAEKLNSVLEDLRLDNSVKAIVLRVNSPGGSALISENITQKISQVKEQKPVIVSMGNVAASGGYYISSLADHIFVDPFTITGSIGVVAMFPNVEGLSDKLGINSEDIGKGKYVHAFDFYKKPSNSDIAAMNKSLQETYLEFKERVSFGRSMSLQEVEQVAQGQVWSSFDAVANGLADEIGILGDAIRKAAELSGTASYQVSYFPKKKSMLQELLKKGFDLDVATKLLESELPEEFRINETKDLLIGIKNHPVQTLMPFRLQP